One stretch of Desulfovibrio sp. JC022 DNA includes these proteins:
- the rpmI gene encoding 50S ribosomal protein L35, whose amino-acid sequence MPKMKTRRGAAKRFSKTGSGKFKRRRQGLRHILTKKNAKRKSRLGQSTTVDSANIGQVKRMLPYA is encoded by the coding sequence ATGCCTAAAATGAAGACTAGAAGAGGCGCTGCTAAGCGTTTCTCCAAGACTGGTAGTGGAAAATTCAAACGTCGTCGTCAGGGTCTGCGTCATATCCTGACCAAGAAGAACGCAAAACGCAAAAGCAGACTGGGTCAGAGCACTACAGTTGACAGCGCCAACATCGGCCAGGTCAAACGTATGCTTCCCTACGCTTAA